The Silvanigrella paludirubra genome contains a region encoding:
- a CDS encoding TadE/TadG family type IV pilus assembly protein produces MKSLKFYESGQSLVEMLFILPVFFMILAGFIFIYQNQMRIFSDESSQSALMLSESYFDYEEKQQAHWASAKEDSNDLIKKQTEQSLNPSSFFKKSVDLKNGVFLDKKPIKRHEQIRSCSSESLYQVLLKENGRFELTTCASSSAYENLESRFDPNYKADPLSYYGYSLYFPQSEFIWSHRQFAAAYAAQSFSQSAQGNLFSKQQASLSLPDRSNFNTNCFMQPFDPQCSLEPVAKIFSRTAKDSSKLQISLCYSEAALACAPTGPALPACLAAKLSQIINALELGVESWVCPNTNTALKASQNRVRELIFAYSSIIFNKEVAFRSEILINNAANKKN; encoded by the coding sequence ATGAAATCTCTTAAATTTTATGAAAGTGGCCAGTCCTTGGTTGAAATGCTTTTTATTTTGCCCGTCTTTTTTATGATATTAGCAGGGTTTATTTTTATTTATCAAAATCAGATGCGTATTTTTAGTGATGAGAGTTCGCAAAGTGCTCTTATGCTTTCGGAATCCTATTTTGATTATGAAGAGAAACAACAAGCTCACTGGGCAAGTGCAAAAGAAGACTCGAACGATTTAATAAAGAAACAAACGGAACAAAGCTTAAATCCTAGTTCTTTTTTTAAGAAAAGTGTGGATTTAAAAAATGGTGTTTTTTTAGATAAAAAACCAATTAAAAGGCATGAGCAAATTCGGTCCTGTTCTTCTGAATCCTTGTACCAGGTTTTGCTGAAAGAGAATGGACGCTTTGAGTTGACGACATGCGCTTCGAGCTCAGCCTATGAAAATCTTGAAAGCAGGTTTGATCCCAATTATAAAGCAGACCCGCTGTCATATTATGGCTATTCGCTTTATTTCCCTCAGAGTGAATTTATTTGGTCACATCGGCAATTTGCAGCAGCATATGCGGCTCAATCCTTTTCTCAGAGTGCTCAAGGAAATCTCTTTTCGAAACAGCAAGCTTCTTTATCTCTTCCTGATAGAAGTAATTTTAATACAAACTGCTTTATGCAGCCTTTTGATCCTCAATGTTCTTTAGAGCCTGTAGCAAAAATTTTTTCGCGCACAGCAAAAGATTCTTCTAAGTTACAAATATCATTATGCTATTCAGAGGCGGCACTTGCTTGTGCTCCCACGGGACCCGCTCTCCCTGCCTGTCTTGCAGCTAAATTATCTCAAATAATCAATGCTTTAGAGCTTGGCGTAGAGTCTTGGGTTTGTCCAAATACGAATACGGCTTTGAAAGCATCCCAAAATAGGGTGCGAGAATTGATTTTTGCTTATTCTTCGATCATATTTAACAAAGAAGTTGCTTTTAGAAGCGAAATTTTGATAAATAACGCAGCAAATAAAAAAAATTAA
- a CDS encoding O-methyltransferase yields MRPKSYSNLSQSVSQYVENLLQIDNDPNLQQVMQIAKKRGTPPLQVVPTDGRNLEVFARTVQARKIVEIGTLCGYSAVFLANALPEDGKLYTCEHSTHHAAVASEVFQNLGLSHKIEIKIGKALDTLPSLVREGPFDLIFIDADKANYPKYFDWAVENLRSGGLLIADNVFVFGFVGNEELPQGELANLILAMRNFNEKCVKDKRLVTTFLPTGEGMMVAVKK; encoded by the coding sequence ATGCGTCCTAAGTCTTATTCTAATTTATCTCAATCTGTTTCTCAGTATGTCGAAAATTTACTACAAATAGACAATGATCCTAATTTACAACAAGTCATGCAAATTGCGAAAAAACGGGGAACGCCTCCTTTGCAGGTTGTTCCAACGGACGGTCGTAATTTAGAAGTGTTTGCTAGAACCGTTCAAGCAAGAAAAATTGTGGAAATTGGCACATTATGTGGTTATTCAGCCGTATTTTTAGCAAATGCCCTTCCAGAAGACGGAAAGCTTTATACCTGTGAGCACAGCACTCACCACGCCGCTGTGGCAAGCGAAGTTTTTCAAAATTTAGGCCTCTCTCATAAAATTGAAATAAAAATAGGGAAGGCGCTTGATACTCTCCCAAGTCTTGTTCGTGAAGGTCCTTTTGACCTTATTTTTATCGATGCTGATAAAGCGAATTACCCAAAATATTTTGATTGGGCGGTAGAAAATTTAAGATCAGGCGGTCTTCTGATTGCGGATAACGTTTTTGTTTTTGGATTTGTAGGTAATGAAGAACTCCCACAAGGAGAATTAGCAAATTTAATACTTGCTATGCGCAATTTTAACGAAAAATGTGTAAAAGATAAAAGGCTTGTTACTACCTTTTTACCAACTGGAGAAGGTATGATGGTTGCTGTGAAAAAGTAA
- a CDS encoding O-antigen ligase family protein, whose protein sequence is MLINTIFFLLPFLLYLGIALQGASFYLICIVLPSLFFILNKKEIPSFISKISLCLIALHIIFPITNLINYFFHDNIFPNFKYIIELKWPSILQSNFPSSLFIGSVLILALTHYSKKNVNTKLKANHVEIMPLKYFLSGLFPASIFICLALIYQYNTGIDYHSFKGKILESTELLDNGKYRTNGFYGHPLTVAGVGLAYASFTWSLLWQSIVKKGSLSINFIFFKQKNYLPQISLALITFCNFIIVILSSGRTAGVACVFMLAFVPFILGIRKKPIITTLTVFVVLISSFFIVKKYGLLERIEFTTNSITQSHSLDTGNYRQYFWKVYTQMFIDKPVVGQGNYWLKAGVRENYYNKMGYENLPEKYNAHNNYLEILGSGGLLAAFWILTSLIIIYISLRKKLKEQKKEYSVLPFCFSIMIFSNLVHALTQNVFFDSSVVYIYISLLYVVMWQIAVNEKLKS, encoded by the coding sequence ATGCTAATAAATACTATATTTTTTCTTTTACCCTTTTTACTATATTTAGGAATTGCATTACAGGGGGCATCCTTTTATTTAATTTGTATTGTTTTACCTTCTCTCTTTTTTATATTAAACAAAAAAGAGATCCCAAGTTTTATTTCGAAAATATCATTATGTTTAATAGCACTCCATATTATTTTTCCAATTACAAATTTAATTAATTATTTTTTCCACGATAATATTTTTCCAAACTTCAAATACATTATTGAATTAAAATGGCCTAGTATTTTACAAAGTAATTTTCCATCATCTCTTTTTATAGGTAGTGTTCTTATTTTAGCACTAACCCACTATAGTAAGAAAAATGTAAATACAAAATTAAAAGCAAATCATGTTGAAATTATGCCTTTAAAATATTTCCTATCTGGTTTATTTCCAGCCTCTATTTTTATTTGTTTAGCTTTAATATATCAATATAATACTGGAATTGATTACCATTCTTTTAAAGGAAAAATTTTGGAAAGTACCGAATTACTAGATAATGGGAAGTACAGAACTAATGGCTTTTATGGTCATCCACTGACAGTTGCAGGAGTTGGGTTAGCTTATGCCTCTTTTACTTGGAGTTTATTATGGCAATCTATTGTAAAAAAAGGCTCTTTATCCATCAACTTTATTTTCTTTAAGCAAAAAAATTATTTGCCTCAAATTTCATTAGCACTAATTACTTTTTGTAATTTTATAATTGTCATTTTAAGTTCAGGAAGAACTGCTGGTGTTGCTTGTGTATTTATGCTTGCATTTGTTCCCTTTATTTTAGGAATAAGAAAAAAACCAATAATCACAACATTAACAGTTTTCGTTGTATTAATATCTAGTTTCTTTATTGTAAAAAAATATGGTTTATTAGAAAGAATCGAATTTACTACAAATTCAATTACACAGTCTCACTCTTTAGACACAGGAAATTATCGTCAATATTTTTGGAAAGTTTACACTCAAATGTTTATTGATAAACCTGTAGTTGGACAAGGTAACTATTGGTTAAAAGCGGGAGTGCGTGAAAATTATTATAACAAAATGGGATACGAAAATCTTCCCGAAAAATACAATGCTCATAATAATTATTTAGAAATACTAGGAAGTGGTGGGCTTCTTGCTGCATTTTGGATACTAACATCTTTAATAATTATTTATATATCTCTAAGAAAAAAATTAAAAGAACAAAAAAAAGAATATAGCGTTTTGCCTTTTTGTTTTTCTATTATGATCTTTTCAAATTTAGTACACGCTCTAACCCAAAATGTTTTTTTTGATTCTTCTGTTGTTTATATATATATATCTTTACTATATGTAGTAATGTGGCAAATTGCTGTTAATGAAAAATTAAAATCATAA